DNA from Fibrobacter sp. UWH6:
TGTGCTCATGGCCAAGAAGCGCCTTGGCTCTGAAATCGAGGAGGAAAAGTAATGGAACTCCAAGCTATGTATGTTCAGATTTTGGCCCTGGTGATTTTCGCCATCGGCCTTATCGTGGCCATTTCCCGCAGAAACATCTTCTTCGTGCTCATGGGTGTTGAACTCGCCCTGAACGCCGTGAACCTGTCTTTCGTGGGCTTTGCCAAGACCCTGCCTGCCGAAATGAGCGTTGCAGGCCAGATCGTGCCGCTGTTCGCAATTGCTGTTGCAGCTGCCGAAGCTTGCGTGGGCCTTGCCATGGTCATCATGATCTTCCGTAACCGCGAGAGCGTTGATTCCAACGACTTCTCTAACTTGAAGGGGTAATAAT
Protein-coding regions in this window:
- the nuoK gene encoding NADH-quinone oxidoreductase subunit NuoK, producing the protein MELQAMYVQILALVIFAIGLIVAISRRNIFFVLMGVELALNAVNLSFVGFAKTLPAEMSVAGQIVPLFAIAVAAAEACVGLAMVIMIFRNRESVDSNDFSNLKG